The following proteins are co-located in the Synechococcus sp. UW179A genome:
- a CDS encoding helix-turn-helix domain-containing protein — MSKIKKTPELLARAKQLIDQGWTQAEIADEIGVGRPTIGAWLETPEQAARREATAKQYREANREAQKEYDRKYYAANREARLESSRKWHAALAG; from the coding sequence ATGAGCAAAATCAAGAAAACACCCGAGCTACTAGCCAGAGCTAAACAGCTAATAGACCAGGGATGGACTCAGGCCGAAATAGCTGACGAGATTGGGGTGGGTCGGCCCACCATCGGCGCGTGGCTGGAGACTCCAGAGCAGGCTGCACGGAGAGAGGCAACGGCAAAGCAGTATCGAGAGGCCAACAGAGAGGCGCAGAAGGAGTACGACCGCAAGTACTACGCAGCCAACAGGGAAGCGAGGCTGGAAAGCAGCCGCAAGTGGCACGCGGCCCTGGCTGGATGA